One Streptomyces sp. BA2 DNA window includes the following coding sequences:
- a CDS encoding type II secretion system F family protein — MSSDQWSLLAALCGALIVGGLLVGVRGAIRAPVAAGRPPSRWVVRWQAAQASLPDAWARRYRFIVIAAALAAVGAWLVWARPVHGLLAGVVVLGIPWIWNPAGTSSREIVRLEALAEWMQQLAGVHESGGTLDSAITASATRAPQVIRPQVRLLAARLRVGANPSQAYRQFADAFADGAVDNIVMLFLTHAQDHGPGLSRALQSMASLTEQEAISLRSLDAKRAQVRTGTRWVSIISLAIAVYILTNPSWGGIYRTATGQLVMLVLGAMFGGALVGMRALARSRPAPRLLAALPSAAGLSNGTPSALGVAVKNKKQKVKGAAL, encoded by the coding sequence ATGAGCAGTGATCAGTGGAGTCTGCTCGCCGCGCTGTGCGGCGCGTTGATCGTGGGCGGGCTGCTGGTCGGCGTGCGCGGCGCGATCCGGGCGCCGGTAGCGGCGGGCCGGCCGCCGTCGCGGTGGGTGGTGCGGTGGCAGGCCGCGCAGGCCTCGCTCCCCGACGCCTGGGCCCGGCGGTATCGGTTCATTGTGATCGCCGCCGCGCTGGCCGCTGTCGGCGCCTGGCTGGTCTGGGCTCGTCCGGTGCACGGGCTGCTGGCGGGGGTGGTCGTGCTGGGGATTCCCTGGATCTGGAATCCGGCGGGGACCAGCAGCCGCGAGATCGTGCGCCTGGAGGCTCTGGCGGAGTGGATGCAGCAGCTGGCCGGGGTGCACGAGTCCGGCGGCACCCTGGACAGCGCGATCACCGCTTCGGCGACCCGGGCCCCACAGGTGATCCGTCCGCAGGTGCGGCTGCTGGCCGCACGGCTGCGGGTGGGCGCCAACCCTTCGCAGGCCTACCGACAGTTCGCTGATGCGTTCGCCGACGGCGCGGTCGACAACATCGTGATGCTTTTCCTCACTCACGCCCAGGACCACGGGCCGGGCCTGAGTCGGGCCCTGCAGTCGATGGCTTCACTCACCGAGCAGGAAGCGATCTCCCTGCGCAGCCTCGACGCCAAGCGCGCCCAGGTCCGCACCGGAACCCGCTGGGTGTCGATCATCTCGTTGGCGATCGCGGTGTACATCCTGACCAACCCGTCGTGGGGCGGGATCTACCGCACCGCTACCGGGCAGTTGGTGATGTTGGTGCTGGGGGCGATGTTCGGTGGCGCGCTGGTGGGGATGCGCGCGCTCGCCCGGTCGCGGCCTGCGCCGCGTCTGCTGGCCGCGCTGCCGTCGGCTGCCGGGCTCAGTAACGGCACGCCCAGTGCGTTGGGCGTGGCTGTGAAGAACAAGAAGCAGAAGGTGAAGGGGGCCGCGCTGTGA
- a CDS encoding TadE family protein, whose protein sequence is MEFLIIAPILLVISCIVLQLGVFFLASTAAHTAARKGAQSGAQFQSSPGQGAQRAQSWLAQVGVVQQAQVSTAGSTEDRVRVTVTGRVMNFLPWDLRIERSAEDTVEKNQ, encoded by the coding sequence TTGGAGTTTCTGATCATCGCGCCCATCCTGCTGGTCATCTCCTGCATCGTCCTGCAGTTGGGGGTGTTCTTCCTGGCCAGCACCGCCGCCCATACCGCCGCTCGCAAGGGCGCGCAGAGCGGCGCTCAGTTCCAGTCCTCCCCCGGCCAGGGTGCGCAGCGTGCTCAGTCCTGGCTCGCCCAGGTCGGGGTGGTGCAGCAGGCGCAGGTCAGCACCGCGGGATCGACGGAGGATCGGGTGCGGGTGACGGTCACCGGCCGGGTCATGAACTTTTTGCCCTGGGACTTGCGGATCGAGCGCAGCG